The window tttctggtgtagggattttagggtttttaaattagaatttgtaaattgatGATTGTTCTGTTGCCACCATTTAGGGTTTTCCTAAAATTTGAATTGCATTTGTAGATTGATGATTGGTCTGTTGCCACCATTTAGGGTTTTCTTAAAATTTACAATCGGATTGCTGtgtttcatgttctgttttataTACTGTTTctccaatgttttttttttcttcccatgtATTAATATTGGATTCCTTCATTTTGATTATTAGGGAAAAATCCTGATATTGAATTCGCCCATCTAAGTCACTCAAGATCACCTTTTTAGAGGTTGGTAGCGATAGTCACTTATTTACTCTATGGCTATATTACTAGAGCATGTTTGTGCACATGCTTGAATTAACAATAGTACTGCGTTAATTTGATGAATGTTGtgcctttttcttgttttctccctcgctctctctctcgttAATTTTGTTGGTTTGTAGCCACTGtgtttaattgtttattaaGGTGGTATCTGGCCAAACCGAATTTTTTATGGACATAAGGGTAGTGTTATTTTTGCATAGGCATACTGATATATTTTTCTGGTGTTATTTATGTGAGGAGATGGCTGGTGGTGTGGAACTTTTTACAGTTATATAGACATACTATAGCTGTTTATCTCCTCTTAGATTGGTTTTCAACTGGAGTTTGTCATCCAAATCTTCTCATTGCATGTATGGTTTTAGTTTTAGAAttggatctctctctctctgacttCCTCTTCAGCTCATGTATCATGGGTGGTCTGACTTTTACAAACTATGCCTACTTATCAAGAATGTTCTTTCGAAAACCTCACCTTTCTTTACTTGTCAAGCCTTCAGATATTTTGGCTTTTTTAGTTATAAACTTTGCAATATTTATAGATATCTTAGAGTAAAGTCACCATCTTATTCATTGCTGATCAGGTTTTAGAAGCATAACATCTTCCTATATCGTCATGAATCCACATTAAGAGATTCCGTTATCTATTCTTTCTAAATTGCTTGATAAATGCTAATGTAAGACGAATTTATCTGATACATGCTAAGTTGGAAAGGCCAAAGACATAACATATTTAGGTTCCTTGAAGGAGGCAGCGAAAAATCTTCATTCTAGGTACATATAGCATGGTTTTTGTCTTCTCAGTCTGGGCCTTTGATTTTGGTAAACCAAAAAATTTGGGAATGTGTGTAAACTTATAGTTTGGTTCTCTCCTTATCCTTCTTCAGCTATGTCTTGTATTGATTCTTATTCCCAATCATTCTGCAATTGCAACTGGATCAATTGTATACTCTACCCGAGCTATAAGGACAAAGGAAGAAGAACGTTTTAGGTAAGCTCaactttgctttcttttctttctcaagAAAGAAGTCATGCTTGTCATGCTCCCTCATCTAACCTGTCACTGATGCACATTTCTGGAACAAGCATGCAGCCTTCTTCATTTCACTATTTTGTAAATTgacacttttttctttttttttccagggCACGAGTACCCCTTAAAACTTTGATAGGGCAAAGCCAATTAAATCAATTCATATTCTAACCCTAAATCCTAATCTTTTTTTGTGGGCAATGTAGCCGATTTCTCATGCATGGTCATGCTCTGATACTCCGACACATATTTTATCAAATCGATCTTCCAACACCCGCTTAGTATTGTTCTACCATTGCACTactgctttatatatatatatatatatatatatatatatatgtgtgtgtgtgtgcgcgcgcgcgcgcgcgtgtgTGTGTGAACAAATGCAAGAAATGATTAGTTTCTgatgttataattttatggttcAAAAAGTGTATAGATGTCGCGGTTGATCACTTGTCGTCGGAGTGTGACCAATGTGCCTCCCGCATTATCAGGATCTACTGCTCCAAGCGTGAGTGCTCCATTGATTGTACGAGCCATACAAATGTCCAGCCTCCAAATCTTGCTACCAACACCTGATCTTGCTCCACCTTCGACATCCAAGCCACTTCGCATTGCCGATACCAAGTAGCCTGATGTATcaaacctagaagactacttgcagttttttctttttttgttcggACATCTTGTATtgacattttcatatattttataattaaatacttttccttggttaattaattattgtttagaatttaattacaatatttattaaaaattttgaaaaaacaatatttttgaccaaaacaaaaagaaaggggTTTGTGTGACGAAGAAGAAACCTATGTCGTGCAAAACCACTAAGCCACTTTCATGTCTCTACGTCGTGCAAAGCAACCTAAGCCACTTTGCGCGATGCACGTttctacgtcgcgcaaagtcactTTGAACGACGCACGCCCTACGTCGCGCGAAGCCACTTTGCGCAACGTAGAGATGTGCGTCGCACAAAGTGGCTTTGCGCAACGTATGTTTCTTCTTCATCGAGCAAACCCTACTGTCACTGCCTTGGCATGACAGTTAGCGTGCGACGAAGGTTTTGTTGCGCTATTTTTCAGGCAACGATTTTTAACTTTGTGCGACAAAGGTACCTACATCacgcaaagtgttttttctactagtgacTATATAAATCATTATTGTCACAGATATACTTTACACCGTGTTGCAACTAAAATTCATGATACACTCTAAAAGTCTTCTAGGGGTGGGTATAAGTATAAGGGTCAGTGGATCCGTGAATTCGGATCGTACGTATTACCTGGCCTGATGTAAAACCATCTGGTTcttacttttaattttcaaagagTTCGAGTTAGACTTGTTTATGTAAAAACGAGTCAAAAATTGAGTTCATATTTATTATATGTAGGTAACCCGATTTGGACTGCTTAAGAGTTGTGTTAGctttctcattttattagtgGTCCATAATGAAGCCCATGATCCATAAAGcagtaaaatttatatttttcaggCCGTACATACAGATGTGAAACAAAATTCTATGCAGACATTTTACACACACCTGTAAAAAATTGTGGAATATTCGAGGTACATATGAAGGAGGAAGAGGAAATCGAAGATGAACATCGAACTAAGACATAAACAAACATATATAACTGGCTAGAACTATTACATTGACCACTTCGTTCACTCTCAAGATGCATAAGATCAAAACGCAAAAATTAATACATGCATGTAGCTAAAATACAACATGACATAATTAAGGAGGTTCCAGAAAATATTTGTGCAAAATCTTTCATGGCCCTTTTTGTAACTGTAAGACGGATCAGCAGGAATACATCAAATCAAAACATCGATATGTATATCGACcttattatcaattaattattcTTCTGGTTTAGGAATCTTGGGAATGAAATCTTGTGATCAGGTACGATCATTTATGCTATTGTGATGATCGGCACTCACTGGCAACTCAAGGTTACGAGTTTTCTCATCTTTCAACGGCGCGCTTGATGCTAGAGGGTCCTTGCTTTTGCCCCAGACCACAGTGTAGAGGCCGAACACTATGCAAATGGCTCCAATTATACTGACACAAAGCACAAGGGAGACAACCAGCagtataagtaaaaaaaaatgatgactCCTTTGTTTTGTGCATTATTCATGCATGGGCGACTATTAGCTGTTAATAGTACATGCAAGATTCACTATAAAACTTGTATGCATCTATAGTTGACAATTATTCATGTGAGCTAGGGTGTGTAggtctttaatattttttgcaAAGAAATTGGCTCATGGATTGTATTATCTCTCTAGTAGAGATGGAAGTCATACATCTCACGAGTTTCTTATTTAATTGGAGAGATAGTACAACATATGATTAGTAGAGACGATCAAATAGTTTTATTCAATTTAGAGAGGAATTTTAGCCTTATACCTTCCGAGGTGGACTTGCTCAGCTAAAACGATAGCCCCTAGAGCGGCGGTGATGATCATGCAGAGGGGGCTGAAAGCGGTCACAAAAACGGGGCCTCGTTCCCTAATGACAACTCCTTGCACATAATATGCCATCCCAGAACAAATCACTCCCTAATCATTCATAAGAGTAATATAACGTGTCAAATGATTTTATTATATGTTATACAAAGGACAGATTGTGAATTATGGGAGTGTAGTGTTGTATATGTACTCACAGAGTAAACGGAAGCAAGGAGCCTTGAGTCCCAGCCTATAACCCAGACACTCAATTTGCGTTCCACTGCAAATGTTATTACTCCACCTTCCAACATACCCATCAAGCATATCCAAGCCGTGAGAGAGAGCTCTGCCGGGTACTTCTTCAACGTAAAGGACTGATATATAGTAACACATATGAAATCTTGGATTAACTTAGTTAtcatataaattaatatatacgAAATTGTGAGAGGTTAATAGATAGTGTGACATATCTACTTACGTTTTCAAACTATTAATCTCAAGCATTCATCACGTAGAATTCTAATTTGAGTAATGTTATTAAGACACACAAAACAAATATCATtgatgatactttctaacacaATTCTATGTGTGTGACTCATCTATATTTGGGAGTGTATAGAGTAATACTGTAGTTTTAAAATGTGACAATAGTTTGATAAGTACTAAACATGCCAAATAGAGTCTATATGCCAAACTTATATTCACTGACAAAATATTTATGTTATCAGACTATTAATCTAAACAACAAATTCAAACAACAGTTAACCTAACTAATAATTTAAATTCACAATTTGACAAGAGAACGTTTTTTGTACTGGTAACAAAATGTTAATTATGTATAGAAGTACGTTGGAAATATTGCGAATAGGTACCCACTTGAAGAATGAAGAAACTTGCCCAACCACCGCAGCTGCCTAAGAGCATTAAGGGGCCAGCGATCCAATGCTGTTCGCTGGATTCGGTGGTGCCGCTGTTGTGACTCTGTGAGTGTCCTCGTATGATATCCACAATGGGGCCTTTGTATAATGTCATGATCATTGCTCCTCCCACTGTGATCACTGTTCCAATCACCTTCGCCAGGCTATGTAGCTTCTTAACATTCACAGTCTCTAGCCTAGTTATTCAAACATTAATTAGGACAAGACTCCGGtaaactttttaattaatttggactctattctattaaaaatgggattttaatttagataaaatattaatatcaaCCGAATGAGATTGTGTTGATGTTTGTAAACTTAACAGGATTGTACGTATAGTATCAATGTATCATGCAATGTTTATAAGAACAAATCATATACTATTGATCAAATAACATTTGGACATTGTGTTATTTTGACTAAGTAATGATCTCTAACTCTCTTGGGAAACCTAACTATTAGTCTTATTATGCTATACCTCAAAATTAATAAGAGTTTGTGAGATAGGAAATAGAGAGGAATTATATTTGTGGATAGATATGGACGATAGATGCATCAAAAGGAAAGAGAACAATATCTTATATCCCTAATTCTCTTGTAAAATTATATAgctttttttgtgttttattctAGGAACA of the Pyrus communis chromosome 1, drPyrComm1.1, whole genome shotgun sequence genome contains:
- the LOC137718342 gene encoding WAT1-related protein At4g08300-like; amino-acid sequence: MGESKLSLFLIKIKPYLAMVSLQFGYSGMYIISMVSFKHGMSHFVLSVYRHVVAFCVIAPFAFVLERKIRPRMTLPIFLRIVLLGFLEPVLDQNLYFLGMKYTSATFASAVVNVLPAITFIMALCFRLETVNVKKLHSLAKVIGTVITVGGAMIMTLYKGPIVDIIRGHSQSHNSGTTESSEQHWIAGPLMLLGSCGGWASFFILQSFTLKKYPAELSLTAWICLMGMLEGGVITFAVERKLSVWVIGWDSRLLASVYSGVICSGMAYYVQGVVIRERGPVFVTAFSPLCMIITAALGAIVLAEQVHLGSIIGAICIVFGLYTVVWGKSKDPLASSAPLKDEKTRNLELPVSADHHNSINDRT